The genome window GCTTGTGGACCTTGAGGTGCTCGGTGAGCCCGTTGATGCGCGTGGTGAGCAGGGCCACCTGGACCTCGGGCGAGCCGGTGTCGCCCTCCTTGGTCGCGTACTCGGTGATGATCTTGGCCTTGTCGTCCTTGACCAGCATGCTGCTGCCTCTCCCA of Actinomycetota bacterium contains these proteins:
- the rpsO gene encoding 30S ribosomal protein S15, producing MLVKDDKAKIITEYATKEGDTGSPEVQVALLTTRINGLTEHLKVHKHDHHSRRGLLQMVGRRRRLLRYLQNNDVARYRALIERLGLRR